One Amycolatopsis sp. NBC_00355 genomic window carries:
- a CDS encoding ATP-grasp domain-containing protein: MRTLLLVESNTTGTGRLFARRARELGYEPVLAAADPDRYPYAAEDGVRVVQVDTADPCAVLAADIGEPAGVTTSSEYFIPVAARIAAKLGLPGPDPDAVTDCRNKAHQRATLAAMAPKCTVVTSVAAAVAAATEFPVVLKPAEGSGSVGVLRCETPESVASQAAALLSVTHNERGLPVPAQVLVEPYASGPEYSVELFGDVVVAIVRKHLGPAPFFVEVGHDAPAALPPADETALADTARAAVSALGLGFGAAHVEIRLTPDGPRLMEVNPRLAGGMIPELVRAATGVDLVAAQVAAVLGAEPGLRPDRRVCASLRFLTASSASVVAAGDTIAAAAAVPGVVEARLYRPDGTAVRPARDYRDRAGHVLAVADRPRAGRAAAVAGLNRLREALIPRGETR; this comes from the coding sequence ATGCGGACCCTGCTGCTCGTCGAAAGCAACACCACCGGCACCGGACGGCTGTTCGCCCGCCGGGCCCGCGAGCTCGGCTACGAGCCGGTGCTGGCGGCGGCCGACCCGGACCGGTACCCGTACGCGGCCGAAGACGGCGTCCGCGTCGTGCAGGTCGACACCGCCGACCCGTGTGCGGTCCTCGCTGCCGACATCGGCGAACCGGCCGGGGTGACGACCAGCTCGGAGTACTTCATCCCGGTCGCGGCGCGGATCGCGGCGAAGCTGGGCCTGCCCGGCCCGGACCCGGACGCCGTCACCGACTGCCGCAACAAGGCCCACCAGCGCGCCACGCTGGCGGCGATGGCACCGAAGTGCACGGTCGTGACGTCGGTGGCCGCGGCGGTCGCGGCGGCCACCGAGTTCCCGGTGGTGCTCAAACCGGCCGAGGGCTCGGGCAGCGTCGGGGTGTTGCGGTGCGAGACACCCGAGTCGGTGGCGTCCCAGGCGGCGGCGCTGCTGTCGGTGACCCACAACGAACGTGGCCTGCCCGTGCCGGCGCAGGTGCTGGTGGAGCCGTACGCGAGCGGGCCGGAGTACTCGGTCGAGCTCTTCGGCGACGTCGTCGTGGCGATCGTCCGCAAGCACCTCGGGCCGGCGCCGTTCTTCGTCGAGGTGGGTCACGACGCCCCGGCCGCGCTGCCGCCCGCGGACGAAACCGCGCTGGCCGACACCGCCCGGGCCGCGGTGAGCGCGCTGGGCCTCGGGTTCGGGGCCGCGCACGTCGAAATCCGGCTCACGCCGGACGGCCCGCGCCTGATGGAGGTCAACCCGCGCCTGGCGGGCGGGATGATCCCGGAGCTGGTCCGCGCGGCGACCGGCGTCGACCTGGTGGCGGCGCAGGTGGCGGCGGTGCTGGGGGCCGAGCCGGGCCTGCGGCCGGATCGGCGGGTGTGCGCCTCGCTGCGGTTCCTCACCGCGTCGTCGGCGTCGGTGGTCGCTGCGGGGGACACCATCGCCGCGGCCGCCGCCGTGCCCGGGGTCGTGGAAGCCCGGCTTTACCGGCCCGACGGCACCGCCGTCCGGCCGGCCCGGGACTACCGCGACCGGGCCGGGCACGTGCTGGCCGTCGCGGACCGGCCCCGCGCCGGCCGCGCGGCCGCGGTGGCGGGGCTGAACCGGCTGCGCGAAGCCCTGATCCCCCGAGGAGAAACCCGATGA
- a CDS encoding GHMP family kinase ATP-binding protein — protein MTEDLAVAAPAPATVTDPRAGSFRVDAHHGEILQGVFVTGDKLRRGLVTLPCPLYSTRATFLPTEDAGTTVRPAWRSKARRAADLTLARLGYPVPGGLLDITSDIPLCRGFGSSTADVTSAIGAVLAATGRRLAPAEVGALAVEAETASDSLMYGGRAVVFAHREGEPIEDLGELMPLAVLGFGTSPGGRGVDTLELPPARYTSWEIEAFRPLRGLLRRAVNDGDARLLGRVATASTLLNQRHLPIPGLDDILAVARAAGAAGVQVAHSGDVAGLIFDAADAETPARLEFAATRLDVTETWQFETER, from the coding sequence ATGACCGAGGACCTCGCGGTCGCCGCACCCGCCCCGGCTACCGTCACCGACCCGCGCGCGGGCAGCTTCCGCGTTGACGCCCACCACGGCGAGATCCTGCAAGGGGTCTTCGTCACCGGCGACAAGCTGCGCCGCGGCCTGGTCACGCTGCCCTGCCCGCTCTACAGCACCCGCGCGACGTTCCTGCCCACCGAGGACGCCGGTACGACCGTGCGGCCCGCGTGGCGCAGCAAGGCCCGCCGCGCCGCCGACCTGACGCTGGCCCGGCTCGGGTACCCGGTGCCGGGCGGGCTGCTCGACATCACCAGCGACATCCCGCTGTGCCGCGGCTTCGGGTCGTCGACGGCGGACGTGACCTCGGCGATCGGCGCGGTGCTCGCCGCGACCGGCCGCCGGCTCGCCCCGGCCGAGGTCGGCGCGCTCGCCGTCGAAGCCGAAACCGCGTCCGACTCCCTGATGTACGGCGGCCGCGCGGTGGTCTTCGCACACCGCGAAGGCGAGCCGATCGAAGACCTCGGCGAGCTGATGCCGCTGGCCGTGCTGGGTTTCGGCACCAGCCCGGGCGGCCGCGGCGTCGACACCCTGGAACTCCCGCCCGCGCGCTACACGTCGTGGGAGATCGAAGCGTTCCGCCCGCTGCGCGGCCTGCTCCGCCGGGCCGTCAACGACGGCGACGCGCGGCTGCTCGGCCGCGTCGCCACCGCCAGCACCCTGCTCAACCAGCGCCACCTGCCCATCCCGGGGCTGGACGACATCCTCGCCGTCGCCCGCGCCGCCGGGGCCGCCGGCGTGCAGGTCGCGCACAGCGGCGACGTCGCCGGCCTGATCTTCGACGCGGCCGACGCCGAAACCCCGGCCCGGCTGGAGTTCGCCGCGACCCGGCTCGATGTCACCGAAACCTGGCAGTTCGAAACCGAGAGGTGA
- a CDS encoding pyridoxal-phosphate dependent enzyme yields the protein MTLATPVSHAVSRSVVEATELPRIIRIRPNFHVAAFGLMKLLPARFMLDRAEERGDVGPGTTVLETSSGTFGLGLAMVCRLRGYPLTIVGDPAIDAPLKRRLEHLGARVEICPKPSPVGGFQRARLDRLEELRAEYPNHWVPGQYSNPDNPASYALVAEQLAETIGVPDCLVGAVGSGGSTSGTSSFLRMLAPELNLIGVDTQRSAIFGQPDGPRVLRGLGNSLVPPNVAHESYDQVHWIGAAEAFAATRELYARHCLFMGPTSGASFKVADWWSRRNPDATVVALLPDEGYRYQDTVYSDEWLQAQGLAHPGAAEPYEVVAPTEPGGSWTWLNWGRRGLAPAAAA from the coding sequence ATGACCCTTGCCACCCCCGTCAGCCACGCTGTCAGCCGGTCCGTCGTGGAAGCCACCGAGCTGCCCCGGATCATCCGCATCCGGCCCAACTTCCACGTCGCCGCCTTCGGCCTGATGAAGCTGCTGCCCGCCCGGTTCATGCTCGACCGCGCCGAAGAGCGCGGCGACGTAGGCCCCGGCACCACCGTGCTCGAGACGTCCTCGGGCACCTTCGGCCTCGGCCTCGCCATGGTCTGCCGGTTGCGCGGCTACCCGCTCACGATCGTCGGCGACCCGGCGATCGACGCCCCGCTGAAGCGCCGCCTCGAGCACCTCGGCGCCCGCGTCGAGATCTGCCCGAAGCCCAGCCCGGTCGGCGGGTTCCAGCGCGCCCGGCTCGACCGGCTGGAGGAGCTGCGTGCGGAGTACCCGAACCACTGGGTGCCCGGCCAGTACAGCAATCCCGACAACCCGGCGTCCTACGCGCTGGTCGCCGAGCAGCTCGCCGAGACGATCGGCGTGCCGGACTGCCTGGTCGGCGCGGTCGGCTCCGGCGGGTCGACGTCGGGCACCAGCTCGTTCCTGCGGATGCTCGCCCCCGAGCTGAACCTGATCGGCGTCGACACCCAGCGCAGCGCGATCTTCGGCCAGCCCGACGGCCCGCGGGTGCTGCGCGGGCTCGGCAACAGCCTGGTGCCGCCCAACGTCGCGCACGAAAGCTACGACCAGGTGCACTGGATCGGCGCCGCGGAGGCGTTCGCCGCGACTCGCGAGCTGTACGCGCGGCACTGCCTGTTCATGGGCCCGACCAGCGGCGCGTCCTTCAAGGTCGCCGACTGGTGGTCGCGGCGGAACCCGGACGCCACGGTCGTCGCGCTGCTGCCCGATGAGGGCTACCGCTACCAGGACACCGTCTACTCCGACGAGTGGCTGCAGGCCCAGGGGCTGGCGCACCCGGGCGCGGCCGAGCCGTACGAAGTCGTCGCGCCGACCGAGCCCGGCGGCTCGTGGACGTGGCTGAACTGGGGCCGGCGCGGCCTGGCGCCCGCCGCGGCGGCGTGA